The DNA segment AGAGTGGCGAATCATCTCCCGATGAAGGCCATAGCCACGACAAGTAGTTGAGCTTCGGGTCTTGGAAACGGGGTGGCACCGAGAGGTGCCACCCCGTTTTTATTCATACCCTGCCTGTTCTGGCTGGGCCTTAATGACCTTCCTGCATCGCAGCGCGGATGGCTTTGACTATTTCTGCAGGGGCTGTGCCGTGCTGCAGGGTGGCGACCAGCTTGCCGCTGGGGTTCACGACGTAGGTCGAAGAGGAGTGGTCCACTACATAGCCGCCAGCGGAACCGGTGTCTTGCTTGCGGTAGCTGGCGCCATATTGCCGGGCCGTGGCGGCAATGACTTCTGGCGTGCCAGTCAAACCGAGGATATTGGTGTGGAAAAAGGCGCCATATTCCTTGAGTTTTTCCAGCGTATCGCGCTCCGGGTCGACGGAGATGAACAGGGCCTGGGTCTGTGCCAACTCTTCCTGCCCCAGCGCGTTGAGCGCTTGGCCGGTAAAAGCCAGGGATGTGGGGCAGATATCGGGACAGAAGGTATAGCCGAAATACACCAGCACCACTTTGCCGCGGAAATCCTGCAGCGAAACCGGGCCACTGGCCGATTGCAGCGTGAAATCACCGCCGGTGGGGGCGCCGGCAAGAGGGATGGGGCTATGGGGCTGATGCGTGTCCGGTTGCCAGAACATGACAACCCAGCCAAGAACCAGGCTGAGCAGGGCGATGATTGCGATAAGAAAAGTACGGTTCATGATTCTGGCTCGAAAAAATTAACATCATCTTGGATCAGTGAGCGCCGCTTGCCTAGCCTGCCGGCTGTGGCATTTCGTCGCATTCAGGCGGCCTCAGTTGCGCGCTGTGGTGAATCGGAATGGCGCTACTGCTTTCAATTCTGGAGTGGTCACCACCACGGCAGCCTGCCATGCCATGCCCCCGGTGATGCACACCGGCAACACCGTTTCCCCGGTGAACTGGTGCTCGCCTTCCTGCTTCAATTGCGGGCGGTTGTAGCCCATGTTCATGTCTAAGCCGGTAAGGTCCACTTCCACCAAACGTGCATCCAGCCCCTGGGTTTTGACCACTAGCCGCAGCGGGCGCAGCAGGGGAATGGGCCGAGGTTCGATCGCTAGCTCGATGCGCCCGCCACCGGGGATGTCGCTGCTGCAAGGCCCGGCCTGCAGATCGCAGGCGGGGTCAAGAGGCGCGGTAACGCTGGCTTCCGGATTGGGCGGGGCAAGCCACAGCCTGGCGCCTGCAGCGGCGCCAATGGCCAGGATCAGTGCGGCGATGGTGGCAACAAGCGGTTTGTTGGAAAAGTTCATGAGTATTTTTAACCACCAGGGAGGCAAAGATACGAGGAATATTCCTGATCTTGGGGGTTTTTATTGCGCGTTTCCGCGCCTGAATGGGTTTTAAAAATTGAAGCATATCATAGCGGAGATTACATGTTGCCACGCTTGAGACCTTCGGTTAAGCTCGATCAGAAACAGGTAAATAATTATTACATTTGGAGGGGGGCGTTATGGGTACTGTTGTCAAGGTGGCATTGCTGGGTTTGGGTGGCGTTGGCGAAACATTCGCGGAGCATTTTCTGGAGAAAATCCAGGAAGAACATGCCAATGTGGAAATCGTCGCCGTGGCCCACCGGGATCTGGATTCCCCTGTTGCGCTGGGCTTCTCGCACAGCAATGTCCCGGTATTTCAGGAAGCGCTGGATGTGGTTGATCTCGGCGACAAGGTCGATATCATTTTTGACCTGACCGGCAATGCCGAGCTGCGCCAGAAACTGCGCACGCGTATGCAGGAGACCGGCAACCGCCATACCGTGATCGCGCCGGAAATCTTTGCGCACCTGCTGTGGAATTTCTTCGGCGAAGAAACCCCCCTGCCTGCCAACGCCAGAACTGGTTACTGAAACACTTCATTAACCTGTCGCGGGCACTTCCGGCCGGGGATGCAACCATCCGCTGGCCCTGAAGTGCCCGTTTTTCTTCATTGCCCCGCTTTGCGATCCATGTTTGACTGCTTCAGGGGTTCCTTTATAAACCCCTCTTGAAACAGGGGAAATCCGCTCCCATGTAGTCTCCAGTTTTTATCATCAACCGGAGAACGAGCACCATGACTGTTGAAGCACACAAGGAAACCCTGGGCTTTCAGGCCGAAGTCAAGCAGCTGCTGAAGCTGATGATCCACTCCCTGTACAGCAACAAGGAGATTTTCCTGCGCGAGCTGATTTCCAACGCCTCCGATGCGTCGGACAAGCTGCGCTTCGAGGCGCTGTCCGACGACGCATTGTGGGAAACCGATCCCGATCTGAAAATCCGCGTGAGCTTCGACAAGGCCGCGCGCACCGTCACCATTGCCGACAACGGCATCGGCATGAACCGCCAGGAAGTGATCGAGCACATCGGCATCATCGCCAAATCCGGCACGCGCCAGTTCTTCGAGGCGCTCACCGGCGACCAGGCCCGCGATGCGCACCTGATCGGCCAGTTCGGCGTGGGTTTCTATTCCGCCTTCATCGTCGCCGACAAGGTGACCCTGATCACCCGCCGCGCCGGTCTGGGCGCAGAGCATGGCGTGAAGTGGGAATCGGCCGGAGAGGGCGATTACACCCTGGAGACCGTGGACAAGTCCGGCCGCGGCACCGAGGTGATCCTGCACCTGCGCGAGGGCGAGGAAGAGCTGCTCTCCAGCTGGCAGCTCAAATCCATCATCCGCAAGTATTCCGACCACATCACCCTGCCCATCATGATGAACAAGGAAGAGTGGGACGAGGAGAAGAAGGAATCCGTGGTCAAGGATGAGCTGGAAGCCGCCAACCAGGCTTCGGCCCTGTGGGCGCGCCCCAAGAGCGAAATCACCCAGGAACAGTACGACGAATTCTACAAGCACGTGGCGCACGACTTTGAAGCGCCGCTGGCCCACGTCCACGCCAAGGTGGAAGGCCGGCAGGAATACACCCAGCTGCTCTACATCCCGGCACGCGCGCCGTTCGACTTGTGGGACCGCGAGCAGCGCCACGGCATCAAGCTGTATGTGCGCCGCGTCTTTATCATGGACGACGCCAAGCAGCTCATGCCCCACTATCTGCGCTTCGTGCGCGGGGTGATCGACTCCAGCAACCTGCCGCTCAATGTTTCGCGCGAGATCCTGCAGGAAAGCAAGGATATCGAGGCGATTCGCGGCGGTTCGGTGAAGAAGGTGCTGGGGATGCTGGAAGAGCTGGCCGAGAACCAGGCCGAGAAATACGCGAACTTCTGGAAGGAATTCGGCCGCGTGATCAAGGAAGGCGTGGGCGAGGATTTCGCCAACAAGGAGCGCATCGCCAAACTGGTCCGCTTCGCTTCCACCCATGCCGATAATGAGGAACAGACGGTATCGCTGGCCGACTACCTCTGCCGCATGAAGGAAGGGCAGGACAAGATCTACTACGTCACCGCCGACACTTTCGCCGCTGCCAAAAACAGCCCGCACCTCGAATTCTTCCGCGCCAAAAACGTGGAAGTGCTGTTGCTGTCGGATCGCGTGGATGAGTGGATGATCTCCCACCTGACCGAATTCGATGGCAAGAAACTGCAATCCGTGGCCAAGGGCGACCTCGATCTCGACAAGCTGGCGGGCGAGGAAGAGAAAAAGGAGCAGGAGCAGGAAGCCGACGCCTTCAAAGGTCTGGCCGGGAAGATCAAGGAAGCCCTGGCCGACAGGGTCAATGAAGTACGCGTCACGCATCGTCTGACGTCGTCCCCGGCCTGTCTGGTGGCGGGCGAGCACGACATGAGCGGCAACCTCGAGCGCCTCCTGAAAGCGGCCGGCCAGAACGTGCCGATGTCCAAGCCTATCCTGGAGATCAATCCCAAGCACGCGCTGGTGCAGCGCCTCAAGGACCAGGCCGACAGCGAAAAATTCGGCGACTGGAGCCACATCCTGTTCGACCAGGCCCTGCTCGCCGAGGGCGGGCAACTGGAAGACCCAGCCAGCTTCGTGCGGCGTTTGAACGAGCTGTGGGTGACGATGTAAGCATCTTGCTTGAAATGAAAAGGGCGCTTCGGCGCCCTTTCTTTATGGGGTTGCCGGGATAGGGGCTGGTTGTTGACAAGGCAAATTGGCGTATGTTAAGTTAGTAATCGATTACTCACTTTGTTTCAGGAATCAGGATGCCCGGCATCAAACACCCCCGTAATACGATCTTGAATTTACTCGCCACTTCCTGCCTGCTGTTCCTGGTAAGCGGCGCACTTGCCGCCGATCCGCTCGCCCTGGCGACGGCATTCGCCTTCGCGGCTTTCGGCATGCACATCTATTCCGGCGGCGCCTACGAGCCGCGCACGGTGATCGCCATGAGCCTGCGAACGCTGGTATGGGTGACAATCGCAGCCATTGCCTGGCGCCGGTTGGCGCGGCGTCTGGCGTGATGCCATGCAGGCCTCCATTCACGAGGCTTCTGCCGGCAAGGCAGTGGCGGGGGAAAGCCGCGTGGGCACTCACGCTGTTTTTCCACATTGTGCCGGCCATCGCGCAAGCCGCCAATGAAGATACCTCCAGCATCAGGGGTTGCATGGCGGATGAGGTCGCCAGATTCCGCGGGGGAACCGCAAGACTGGAGAACGATCTTTTTACCGGGACCGACCAAAATTACACTAGCGGCGTGGCATTCAGCGCTGTTTCGCACGACATCGCCGGCAGGCTTCGAACCGAGTGCCTGCCTACACCGGTACGACTGCATGCGGAACTCATCAAGTTTCTGAACCCCGGTTTTTGGTCCGATGCGGAAAACTCCGCGCATACGCAAAACGTGGTGGTGAAATTTGGCCAATCCATGTTCACACCGCAAGATCCTGCCAGGACCGATCTGGTCATTGATGATCGGCCCTACGCGGGCTTGCTGTACGTGGGCATGTCGTGGAACCGCCGGAAACATGAGCCGCAAGGCAATTCGGAAATACTCGATACACGCGAGATCACCCTGGGCGTCATCGGCCCGTTGTCTCTCGCGGAGCAGTCGCAAAATTGGGTTCACGATGCGATCGGTGCCGACAGGTTTCTCGGTTGGCAACATCAGTTGAAGAATGAGCCTGCGCTGCAATTGGCCATGGATCGAAAATTCAAGGACTATCGCGGAACGGGCGCGATCACGCCCGGTTTCTCTGCCGATTCGATCCGCTCACTGGGGTTGCGGCTAGGCAACATCGAAACCTCCGCCTCCCTGGGCATCGAAGGGCGTATCGGCTGGAATCTGCCGAACGACTTCGGCACCTATCCGATCAGACCCGGCGCCGAAAATCGTCCGCCATCCGCCGACGCCGTTCATCGCAGCTCAGGCGATGCCCTTTCGTCGGTCGCCAGGCCGCGACCAGGTGTTCACCTCTTCGGGATGATGGAAACAAAGCTCGTCGCGCATGACTTTTCGCTCGACGGCAACCTCTTCCGGTCAAGCCACAGCGTCACCCGCCGGCCATGGGTTGCCCATGCTGCTGTCGGGGTCAGCGCTCATGGCCTGGTGGCTGGACACGGCGTCAAGTTGGCCGTGATGCGAGTTTACCGTTCGCGGGAATTCGAGGAGCAGGGGCCAAACCAGGCTTATGGCTCTGTCGCGCTGAGCATTGACTTCTAAAAACGCATTGCACGCCACAGAGAACACAGAGAGCAGAGAGAGCAGAGAGAAGACAGGGGCTTGCCCACGTTTGCCAGCCTCACCCGCCGGGTGAGCCACAAACAGGATGTAACATGCCAATTTCTCGCTGTGAACTCTGTGTTCTCTTTGGCTATCTGCCATCTCTTCTCCCCTTTGCTTGATTGACGCCCCAATAACGTCAATTTCCCGAACTGGAGCAAAACGTCCGCTATCCGATTTACAGCAGTATCAAGTATTCGAATGATTATTTTCACGTGTCGTATTTGGCTGGAATATTATTCCAATGAAAACATGTTGTTACAATTAGATAAATAACACTAATAACTATTGACAAATCATATTTACGCATATAAAGTAAGTAATAGATCACTTACTTATATCAGGCAGGAAGCAAAATTCAGGATGAATCCGATTATGAAACCCTTGTCACGGTTGCTGCTGTTCACCTTCTTTCTTTCCGCCGGGAAAGCGGCTTTTGCTGCGGATCCGCTGTCCTTGTGGGAGGCGATGGAACGAGCCGCGCAATCCAACCCGGCAATCAAAAGCCAGCAGGTCGAGGTCAGCAGGCAAACGCTGGAGCAGGGCGTCGCCCGCAGCCAGCATCTGCCCAAGGTCGACCTGAACGCGGCTTACACCCGCTATGCCTACCCCACCTTCGTTACGCCGATCCGCGAGGCTGGCGTCTTCCCGCCGATGGACAGGGATATCGCCAATCTCGGCCTGGCACTGACTTTGCCCCTTTACAGTGGCGGCAAGCTGGTGGCCGGCGAGGCGCTGGCCGCGCATAACCGCGAGGCTTCCGTTCAGGCATTGCGCGCCGGCGGGCAGGACTTGCTGTTCAATGTCGCCGCCACCTACACCAAGGCGCTGCATTTCCGCCAACTCGGAAAAGTGCTGGATGCCCGCATCAGGGCACTGCAGCAGGAGGAAAAAGACATCGGATTGCGTATCCAGGAGGGGCGCGCCGCCCGGCTTGAATTGATCCGGCTCCAGACTCAGCTGTCCCAGGCGCGCTACGACAAGGTGTCCGTCACGCAGGGAGAGAAAGATGCGTTGTCGCTGCTGGCCTCCTTGCTGGGTGAGAGCGGTCCGGCACCGATTCTGTCCGAGCTGGGCGCAACCGCCCCGGTTCTGCCGGTTTCGGCCGAAGAGGCGAAGGGCCGCGCCTTGCAGCAGCGCCCGGATATTCTCAGGCTCGATGCCATGGGCCGCGCGGCACAGCAAAAAACCGCCATTGCCCGCGGCGACCGGCTGCCGCAAATCAATCTGGTGGCCAAGGCGCAGGAAAGCGCCGGCGGCGACTGGAAAGGCTACGACGACTGGCAGATGGGCGTGCAGTTGTCCCTGCCCGTGTTCGATGGCGGCATCCGCAAGCGCCGGGTGGAACAGGCGGGTCTTGAACAGCGGCAAAACGCCCTGCAGCAGGAAGACGCACGCAACCGGATCGCCAGCGAGGTCGAACAGGCTTTCGGCGCTCTGACCGAATCCCGCGCCCGGCTGGAAGCGGCCACCCAGGGCGAAAGCGAAGCCAGCGAAGCGCTGCGCATCGAAACCCTGCGCTACCACGGCGGGGAGAACACCATCACCGACCTGCTCGGCGCCGAATCCGCCCTCTGGGCCGCCATTGCGAGCCGGCTCCAGGCGGGGTACGACATCAGCGTGAGCCAGGCACGGCTGCTGCGCGCCATCGGCGAGCTCGATCCAGACAGCTTCAGGCCGCCGGCCGCGGGCAAAAAATCGGGTGCGGAGCATTCTTTGTCCGGCATTGACCCGCATACCCTCACCCAATACCTCTCATGGCACTGCGGCGGCATGGACTGCGGCGGCGAGCCGATCAACCGGAACGCGAACGTCGGCATTTCACCCCGTCAAAGGCTCACCGCAACGGGTCTTCCGGGGCACTCTACCCAGCAAGGAGCAAGGCTATGAATAAAAAGATTGTAATCGTCGGCATCCTCGCCGCAGGCATCGGCGCCGCCGTGTTGTGGAAGCTTGCGCCCTGGGAAGCACCGCCGGATAACGGCACGGTATTCGCTTCGGGCACGATGGATGCCACCGAAATCGCCGTCTCCTTCCGCATGCCCGGCATCCTGCACAGCCGGCCGGTGGAGGAAGGCAGCCACGTCAAGCCGGGCGAGCTGCTGGCCGCCCTCGACGAGCGCGAATCTGTCGCTCGGCTGCATCAGGCGGAATCCGCACAACAGGCCGCCCAGGCGCGTCTGAAAGATCTGGAGCAGGGCTACCGCCCGCAGGAAATCGCCGAGGCGCGCGCCCAGGTCGAACAGGCGCGCGCCAACCTGGCCAACCTGGAAGAGGAAGCCCGGCGTTCCGAAGCGCTCTTTCTTGGCGGTGCCGCCAGTGAGCAGCGGCGCGACAGGGACCGCACCGCCGCCGCCGTGTCGGCCCAGCAGCTAAATGCCACGCAGGAGCGGCTCAAGCTGCTGCAAAGCGGCTATCGCCCCGAGACCATCAACGCCGCACGCGCGCAACTCGACGAAGCGCAGGCGGCTGTCGAGGCCGCCAGTGTCGCCCGTGAAGATTTGCAGGTAAAAAGTCCGGTCGATGGCGTGGTCACCCGCAAGCATGCCGAAGTGGGCGAAACCCTGGGTGCCGGGCGCCCGGTAGTGACGGTTACCGATATTTCCAGGCCCTGGGTACGGGTCTACATTCCTGAAAACCAGATCGGCAAGGTGCGTCTGGGCGCCGCCGCCAAGATCAAGGTTGACACTTTTCCCAACCGGGAATTCGATGGCCGCGTGAGCTATGTCTCGTCCCAGGCGGAGTTCACCCCCAAGAACGTGCAGACCCAGGAAGAACGGGTGAAACTGGTATTCGCGGTGAACGTGACCCTGGACAACCGCGACGGCACGCTCAAGCCCGGCATGCCGGCTGATGTTTATATTGCGGCTGAGGGTGGGGCAGCCCAGTGATTTCAGCAGCCATCCTCTTCGATCATGACAGGCAGATATTGCAGCGTCTGGAGCGGCGCGACCGCAATATGCTGCTGCTCTACTTGATTTCTGGCACAGTGATAGTGGTGGTGGGTGAGGCAGCAGCTTTTTATCTGGACATGGCTGATCGTTTCGGATTCATGCCTCTGCTGGTGCGCGGCATCGTTATTCTGCTGCTCAGCACGGCGTTGTGGGCAGCCTTGCTGCGCGCCAACCGGCGCCTGGTGACTGGACTGATGAACGAAAAGCGGCAGGGCTATGAATCGGTCCTGCTCGCCTACGACAGTGCCATCGCGCTCAAGGACGCCTACACTGGCGGCCACGGGCGCCGGGTGGCGCGCTACTCCCGCCTGATCGCGGAGGCCATGGGCCTGCCGGAAGCCGAGGTGGATGCGGTTAGCGAGGCAGCACTGCTGCACGATCTGGGCAAGATCGGTATTCCCGACCGCTTCCTGACGAAAACCAGCCGGCTTACGATCGAAGAATTTGCCGAAGTGCAGAAACACCCAGCCGCTGCGGCGGACATTCTGCATGCTATTCCATCCTTGCGCCGCCACGCCATGGCTGTGCGCCATCACCACGAGCGCTTCAACGGCAGCGGTTATCCGGACGGACTGCGCGGCACGGACATCCCCCTCGCGGCGCGCATCATTGCCGTTGCAGACGCCTTCGACGCACTGAGCAGCAACCGCAGCTATCGCCGTGCTACCACGCTTAACAAGGCGCTGGATGAAATTTCCCAGGTGGCGGGCAGCCACTTTGACCCGGAAATCGTGGCGGTGATCAGACAGAACCCTGTGCGTGAAGCCCTGTTCGCGGCGCACGGAGAAATGCCATGAACGATATCGCCATTCAGGTCAGCGGCCTTGGCCGCGTCTTCGGTGACATGTGGGCGGTGCGCGGGCTCGACCTGGAAGTGAGGCGCGGCGAAATCTTTGGCCTGGTCGGCCCGGACGGCGCCGGCAAGACCACCACCATGCGCCTGCTGACCGGCATTCTCGCCGCCAGCGAAGGCAGTGCGACAGTGGCAGGTTTTCCCATCCAGGGCGGCGAGGAAGAGATCAAATCCCGAATCAGCTATATGTCGCAACGCTTCGGCCTGTATGGCGACCTTTCCGTGGAAGAGAACCTGCGTTTCTACGCCGACCTGTACGAAGTTTCGCGGCGCGAACGCGAGCCGCTGGAAGAGCGCCTGCTTGGCTTCTCCAACCTGACCCCGTTCAGAAAACGTCTGGCGCGCGACCTTTCCGGTGGCATGAAACAGAAACTCGGCCTGGCCTGCGCCCTGATCCACAAGCCGGAAATCCTGTTCCTCGACGAACCCACCAATGGCGTCGATCCGGTATCGCGGCGCGATTTCTGGCGCATTCTCTACGCCATGCTCAAGGAAGGGGTGACGATCTTCGTCTCCACCGCCTACCTTGACGAAGCGGAGCGCTGCACCCGTGTCGGCCTGATGCACCAGGGTCGCCTGATCCAGTGCGACACGCCGCAAAAACTCAAGGAAGGCATTCCCGGCCTGCTGCTGGAACTGGAAACCGGGCAACCTCGCGTCGCACGGGAGGCTCTCGCCACCCGGCTGGGCTCCAATCGCGTCAGCCTGTTCGGCGGCAAGTTACACCTCTACGCCGCAGACAAGGGGGAGGTGGAGCAGGCCCGCACCGTGTTGCGCGAGGCCAACATCTCCGTACTGGGCGAAAACACCATCACCCCGTCGCTGGAGGACGTCTTCATTTATCAGCTTACGCGAAACAAAGAGGAGGCGACGGCATGAGCGCGGAATCCGCCGTGGAAGTGCGCGACCTGACCCGGGTGTTCGGCGATTTCGTTGCCGTCGACCGTATCTCGCTCACCGTGGAAAAGGGCCAGGTGTTCGGCTTTCTCGGGCCCAACGGCGCGGGCAAATCCACCACCATCCGCATGTTGTGCGGCCTGCTTTTGCCCAGTTCAGGCTCGGGCCGGGTAGCTGGCTTCGACGTCATGACCGAGTCCGAAACCATCAAGCGCCACATCGGCTACATGTCGCAGAAATTCTCTCTCTACGACGACCTCAGCGTGGAGGAGAACATCGACTTCTACACCGGCATCTACAACGTGCCCAGGGCCAAACGCAAGGCGCGTAAGGACTGGGTGCTGGAGATGGCGGGTCTCACGGACAAGCGCAACAACCGCACCAGCTCGCTGGCCGGCGGCTGGAAACAGCGCCTGGCCTTGGGCTGCGCGGTGCTGCACGAACCGCAGATACTGTTTCTCGACGAGCCGACCTCGGGCGTGGACCCACTCTCACGGCGCCAGTTCTGGGACCTGATCGCACAGATGTCGCATGGTGGCACCACCGTTTTCGTCACCACCCACTACATGGAGGAGGCCGAATACTGCGATGAGCTGGCGCTGATTTACCACGGCAAAATGATCGCCAAGGGTAAACCCGCCGAGCTCAAGACACTGATACCCGAGGACATTCTGGAAATTCGCGTCGAACGCCCATTCGATGCGCTGGAACAACTGGAAGGTTCGAAGCTGACACAGGAGGTCGCCCTGTTCGGCGACGCTCTGCACGCAGTGGTCAGCGATGCGGCCACTGCAACCGTAGCACTGAACGACTTCCTTGTGCAGCAAGGCTTCGCCGTGCAGGGCATCAAACAGGTTGCCCCCTCGATGGAAGACGTGTTCGTTTCCCTGATCGAACTCGATGACCGGCAGCGCGAGCAAGGAGAAAAAACATGAAAAAATCCAGGTTTTCCTGGATCCGGCTTTGGGCGCTGGTGAAAAAGGAATTCATCCATATCATCCGCGACCCGCGCTCCCTGGCGATGGCCTTCCTGATGCCGCTGATCTTGCTGGTCCTGTTCGGCTACGCCATCACCATGGATATCAAGACGCTCAACCTCGTCGTCTACGATCAGGACAAGAGCGCTGCCAGCCGCAATTACCTGGAAGGCTTCCCCGCCTCCAGCTACTTCAGCGTGGTGGCGGTAGTGGAAAACTACACTGGCGCGCGCGCGCTGCTCGACCAGGGCAAGGCACATCTGGCGCTGGTGATTCCGCCGCACTTCGCGCGCGACCTGGAGCAAGGCCGGACCACACAAGTACAACTGCTTGCCGACGGTTCGGACGCCAATACCGCGACCATTGCCATGGGCTATGCCGAAGCCATCACCAACCGCTACAGCACGACGCACCTGGGAACCAAAATCGAGCTCGCCGTGGATAACCGTCTGCGCGTCTGGTACAACCCCGAGCTCAAAAGCCGCTGGTTCATCATCCCCGGGCTGATCGCGGTAATCATGACGGTCATTACCGCGCTGCTCACCTCGCTCACCGTCTCGCGCGAGTGGGAGAGCGGCACCATGGAACAGTTGATCGCCACGCCGGTGCAGCCGATCGAGCTCTTTCTCGGCAAGATGGCACCCTACTTTGTGATCGGCGTGCTGGACGTGCTGTTCTCGGTGGCGATGGGGGTATGGGTGTTCGATGTGCCGCTCCGGGGCAGCTTTCTCTTTCTGCTCGGCGTCACCGCGATGTTCCTGGTAGGCGGCCTGAGTCTTGGCATCATGGTTTCCACCATCGCCAAATCGCAACTGGTGGCGAGCCAGCTGGCGATGGTGGTCACCTTCCTGCCGGCTTTCCTGCTCTCCGGCTTTCTTTACTCCATCGACAATATGCCGAACTTCCTGCAAGTGGTCACCCACGTGGTGCAGGCGCGCTATTTCGTCGAGGTGCTGAAGAACATCTTTCTCAAGGCCAGCCCCCCCGCTTATGTGGCGGGCGACCTGATCTTCCTTGGACTGTTCGCAGTGGTGGTGTTCGCCGTCGCCCTCGGCAAGTTCCGTAAAAAACTGGCCTGACGGGGAACATTATGTGGGAAAGAATCTATCGCATGCTGGTGAAGGAATTCATCCAGGTGCTACGCGACCCGCGCATGAAGGCGCTGATCTTCGTCATGCCGGTGATCCAGCTGATCATGTTCGGTTATGCCGTGACTACCGACGTGGACCACATCAAAACCGCGGTGTGCGACCTCGACAAGAGCCCGCAGAGCCGCGCCTTGATCGAGCGCTTCACGGCCTCCGGCTATTTCACCGTGGTGGACAATACCAACAATCCACAAAGACTGGGCGAACTGCTCGACCGCGGCAAGGCGACCATCGGCATCCAGATCAACCGTGGCTTCGCCGACGATCTGAAATCCGGCCGCCAGGCAGTGATCCAGACGATAGTCGACGGTACCGATTCGAATACCGGCACGGTGGCGATGGACTATGCCCAGCGCATCACCCAGGAATTCTCCAAGGCGCGATCTGCCCCGGTAGAACTGACCCAACTGGCGCAGGAACAGACCAACCCCATCGAGCTGCGCTCGCGCGCCTGGTTCAACCCCGACCTGAAAAGCCGCTATTTCAACGTCCCCGGCGTGATCGCCGTGGTGGTGCTGCTGATCTCCCTGCTGCTCACCGCCATGGCGATCGTGCGTGAGCGTGAGATCGGCACCATGGAGCAATTGATGGTGACGCCGATCCGGCCATTTGAACTGATTCTCGGCAAGACCCTGCCGTTCGTGCTGATCAGCTTCATCGACGTGCTGGTGGTCACCTTTATCGGGATCAACTGGTTCCACGTGCCGATCCACGGCAGCCTGGGGCTGCTGCTGTTCGGCGCCGGGCTGTACCTGATGTCCACCATCGGTATTGGATTGTTCATCTCCACCATTTCACAGACCCAGCAGCAGGCGCTGATGTCGTCGTTTTTCTTCTACCTGCCCGCTGTGCTGCTGTCCG comes from the Sulfuricella sp. genome and includes:
- a CDS encoding ABC transporter ATP-binding protein; translated protein: MNDIAIQVSGLGRVFGDMWAVRGLDLEVRRGEIFGLVGPDGAGKTTTMRLLTGILAASEGSATVAGFPIQGGEEEIKSRISYMSQRFGLYGDLSVEENLRFYADLYEVSRREREPLEERLLGFSNLTPFRKRLARDLSGGMKQKLGLACALIHKPEILFLDEPTNGVDPVSRRDFWRILYAMLKEGVTIFVSTAYLDEAERCTRVGLMHQGRLIQCDTPQKLKEGIPGLLLELETGQPRVAREALATRLGSNRVSLFGGKLHLYAADKGEVEQARTVLREANISVLGENTITPSLEDVFIYQLTRNKEEATA
- a CDS encoding ABC transporter ATP-binding protein encodes the protein MSAESAVEVRDLTRVFGDFVAVDRISLTVEKGQVFGFLGPNGAGKSTTIRMLCGLLLPSSGSGRVAGFDVMTESETIKRHIGYMSQKFSLYDDLSVEENIDFYTGIYNVPRAKRKARKDWVLEMAGLTDKRNNRTSSLAGGWKQRLALGCAVLHEPQILFLDEPTSGVDPLSRRQFWDLIAQMSHGGTTVFVTTHYMEEAEYCDELALIYHGKMIAKGKPAELKTLIPEDILEIRVERPFDALEQLEGSKLTQEVALFGDALHAVVSDAATATVALNDFLVQQGFAVQGIKQVAPSMEDVFVSLIELDDRQREQGEKT
- a CDS encoding ABC transporter permease, with the translated sequence MKKSRFSWIRLWALVKKEFIHIIRDPRSLAMAFLMPLILLVLFGYAITMDIKTLNLVVYDQDKSAASRNYLEGFPASSYFSVVAVVENYTGARALLDQGKAHLALVIPPHFARDLEQGRTTQVQLLADGSDANTATIAMGYAEAITNRYSTTHLGTKIELAVDNRLRVWYNPELKSRWFIIPGLIAVIMTVITALLTSLTVSREWESGTMEQLIATPVQPIELFLGKMAPYFVIGVLDVLFSVAMGVWVFDVPLRGSFLFLLGVTAMFLVGGLSLGIMVSTIAKSQLVASQLAMVVTFLPAFLLSGFLYSIDNMPNFLQVVTHVVQARYFVEVLKNIFLKASPPAYVAGDLIFLGLFAVVVFAVALGKFRKKLA
- a CDS encoding ABC transporter permease, with product MWERIYRMLVKEFIQVLRDPRMKALIFVMPVIQLIMFGYAVTTDVDHIKTAVCDLDKSPQSRALIERFTASGYFTVVDNTNNPQRLGELLDRGKATIGIQINRGFADDLKSGRQAVIQTIVDGTDSNTGTVAMDYAQRITQEFSKARSAPVELTQLAQEQTNPIELRSRAWFNPDLKSRYFNVPGVIAVVVLLISLLLTAMAIVREREIGTMEQLMVTPIRPFELILGKTLPFVLISFIDVLVVTFIGINWFHVPIHGSLGLLLFGAGLYLMSTIGIGLFISTISQTQQQALMSSFFFYLPAVLLSGFMFPISNMPEPAQWLTYLNPLRYFLVIIRDIFLKGSGWEILWPQFAALAVLGTALLLISSLRFKKRMV